The stretch of DNA GTAAAGTTTATAACATGTGtttccaaaattgatgtgatggagagagagtgtaaagtTTATAAAATTGATGTGTTTATAACGAGTGAATGGCGTTGTCACAATTCACAATGGCGCGCGTAGTCGGTCTTTCGGAGATCAAGGAGACCCACCTAGGCCCCTAGACCCACCTTGTCGTGGTCGACAGCCAGAGCCTATGGCCGAGCAGAGACGTCACGCCACGCCGCAATGGCCAATGGGTGCTTCCCTGCCCTACCACGGCTTCCATCTCTAAGATAATCTACTCGGAGACCATTCGTTCGGAGTCCGCCCATTCCAGATTCTGTTCATAACACTAACAAACTGGCTAGTGCACAGGGATTATTGTAAACCATCTGTGTCAGTCTTGGACTGAATCTACTATTACTTGCATCGGTTGCACTTGCACACAGGTTGCTGTCTGCAGCATGTGTGTACGCTCAGTGCCACTGTACTCTGTATTTGCGCCTAGCAGGCCAGTAGCCTTGACTTTGACTATGCCATTCCTGCGCTGCGTCGTGAACCGTAGAGGAACGAGTGGCAATGGATCGGAGCGTGGAGCAGTAGAGCGCACACACCGTCCATCGATGATGCTGCGGCGATAGATTAGGCCGGTCGAATCAGCCGCGTGCGAAAACGCCGAGCCTACCGAGGATCCCAGGAGAGACTTGGGTAGCCATAGCCAACGGTTGCGGCCTCCTGGCAAGTCGGGGAACGTCGTCGCGACGCGTGACAAGGAGGCATCGACCGCCACCGCCAGACGGCCAGAGCACGGCCATCCGTACCCATGCCGACAGGCCGAGCAGGCGAGCATTTTGGCAGCGGTGGCGCTCGCCTGCCTTGCTGGCTGCCTGACTAGGTCTCCGTCAACACCTGAGCGACGACACGATTGTGTCTGACTGGGTTGGGAAAACACTCGACGCTCGCGAGCTGCTCATATTCGATTCGTCTTGAACGCATTCAAGACCAGCTCGGATTCATGAGCCAAAGCTTTGTGATGGACCTGATTCTGATGTACTCGAGGGCCACACAGCCCATGATGGTGTTTAGAGTGTACGGAGTATTTAGGTCCAAACAAAGCCGAGTGACCTCCGATTTACTTGGGCCCTTGGACGAGCTGGACCTTGAACGAAGAATCTGATCGGGCCGCTTCGTCCCTACCTTCCTTCTTCCGGCCTGCCCGCTGTCCCGTCCCAGCAGTGCAAAACTCCGTAGTCCCCTTTTCCTCCGCAGGTTGGCCCATTTTGACCCACGGTCCATTTCCAGGTACCAAAACAATTCTCACATCGAAAACAAATTGTTCCATGAGGGCAGTAGGGCACCTAATTGTATTCGCGAATTGTTGACCAGTGAGAAGCTGGTCGTTGAAGTTACTCAAACCTTACTTCCCTTTAGAAACAATGAAAAGAAATTGTtccaaaagcaaaaaaaaatatTGTATTATATGACGGTGTGCTAACTAGGGCTATACATTTCAACCTCAACTAGTCTACATAACAAGTTTAGGAACTTTTAGGGATTTGGATGATTCCATTGGATACGTTTAGGAATGAATATTGTATTTTACTCTTAAAAAATTGTCTCACGAAAATACAATTGCTTTAGGATTACAAACAGGTGTACCCAAAACTCTGCCATCACAATGATACTGACAGAATATCAACTACTTCGATCTTACCTCTTATTTTTAGATATTTGAAAACGAGTTCCAGCCTTTTGCATCGTTTCATAATGCGTAAGGCCTGAAAAGAGTATAACAAGGCTATTATCACGAATGATAAAGCGAATAAACAAATGTGACAAACAGTAAGAATTAGCCACGTAGCTTATGACATCATCCGTTCTTAACGAAAACTTTCAACCATTTTTTCCAAGATTCACATGATACAAGCAAGAATACATGCCTTGATTTCGAGCTCACACAATATAGCAGTGGATGattcaaaaaaaaaggaagaattACAGGATACATGCATGCTTCGATTTCGAGGCCCCTGAAAGAAAAATCTAGGAAGAATGAACAACAAACCGACATTAAAACACCAGCGACGAGACAGCAGACGAACAACCATGCATACAACTCGATCACTGAGCACAGAAACACAAACACTTGGAGCTATAGCAACTGACGACCAACGATGAGAGAACGATGTTCAGGTCAGGTAGCGACCCCATTATCCGTGGCTTGAACACCATCTCCTGTAGTCGAGGTAGCCGTATCATCAGAAGCGAGCGATTTCTCCACCACCCGCATAAGCAGTTTCGCTCCTGCTTTGACCAGATCTCCTCCGCCAACAGCCGTTAGTGCCTCCGCTTGCTGTCCTTAGTCTTGCGGAGGGGGAGCGGTGGGAGGAAGGACGGGGATCTGCATGTATACCTGAGGAGGCTGGACAGGGTACTGTGGTGGGTAACTCGCCGGCTGCGGTTGTGCGTACGCTTGAGGCGGCGAGAACTGCGGGTGGCCCGTCGGCACCCAGGTGGGCGGCGGCTGAACGTCTGGCTTGTTTGGAGAtgcgcctgcagccgccgcagcCTGCGGGAACTGCTGGTGGACGACCTGGCCCATCGTGTTCCCAGCGGGCAGCGGCGGTTGCGCCGCTGCGGGCCAGAACTGCGGTTGGCCCATCGCCACCACGGCGTGCGGCGGGTGCTCGATTGGCTTGTTCGCAGCCAGCGCCGGCGGGAACTGCGGCTGGCCCGTGGCGtgaaccgccggcgccgccgttgGGTTGTTCGCCGTCTGCCTCCGCAGCATGACGAAGGAGGTGAGGCCGAGCGCCGTGGCGGCGAGGGTGAGCACGGCCCCGCCCGCGAAGATGCCGTCCTTGAGGTAGAAGCAGTCGGGCGCGGTCACCCGCGCCACGTTCGCGTTCCACGCGGCTCCTTGGATGAGCAGCGCCCACGCGATCACCGCCGCAATCCTGCACGCGCGCAGCATGTAAGTCTCGATCGTTTGCACATCCTGCGTGGTGTTAGTGTCACTACTCTGCTCCTACTACGCACCATGAGACAACGGCGCAGACGATGGCGATGATTCGCTTGGTCTTGGAGGGGATGGCTCGGGACTtgcagcagccgcagcagccGCCGACGGCCGTGACGGTGATCTGGGCCGCCAGAAGGAAGATGGTGGCGCAgatccccagcccgagcgctgGGTTCTGCGGATAGATGCACTCGTCGTCCAACACCAGGATGTCATTTGGCTGCATGCATGCAAGATCCAAGTTCAGTAACTTCAGTTAGCCAAGCAGTACAAAAACTAAGAGATCGATCATTCACATTGCAACAAGACAATGTCTAAAAATAATGGAAAGACAAAAAAGAAACACTGAACGTGATCCTGTGTGATATTGTGAACAAAGTAGCTAGCTGGTAGCGCGCTTACGGTGAGCTTTGTCCCTTCAGCGGAGAACCCCAAGATGGAACTCAACACCCCTAGAGAGCCGACCACTGAGCACACGATGATCGTCGTCTTGTCCATTGTCATTCTTCGGCAGAGATGAAGAGAAGATACGGTGGCGTCGACGCTGCTCGCTAGCTATTCCGCCACTGCACTAGGCGACGTGTATGCTTATATGGACGTTTCGCACATGCAGCCTTGAAGAAAGCTTAGCTCGGCTCGGACACGATTGCTGACGTGGATATAGGTAGAGAATGCCATTTTTATACAGGAATCATGGATGGGGAGACAAAATGAAGAGGCATCATGTTCGCTGTAATTATTCTCTCATCATTGTACTTAAAGACGGTACTGTATTCTTCTTTTCTCTGTGATAACAGTTGACATTTGACAGAGATGTGGTTTTGCGTTAATTTGTTAGTGGAAGGCTAAAGTTTAGCGCTAAACTTTGACATCTATTAGCACTAATATTCTTCCTAAAGTTTAGCTAATTTTAGTAAAAATATAAGTGCTAATAGATACTAAAATTTAGCATTCAAATTTAGCACATCCAAACAGGCTCTTACCCAGCCTATTACCGTCTCGTGAAGGGGCAATGCCTTAGTCGGGCTGTTCCTTATTACTACCATTGTAGGATCATCAAAGCTTTGACATTTGACTTTGATGACAGATGGCAACGACCAAATCAAAGCTGAAATATCTGCTCGGCTGGCAATTAAGTTCATATATACTGTATACAGTCAACCAGATACATGCATATGCATGTGAGCACACGTAAGCAATGCACGTAATGTAAagtcgctatgcatttcttaattATTCTCAGGCTGAACAGTAAAGGACGTGTTGATCAAATTATTGTCCTACATAAATTAAAAAATGTAGTTTGCAGCGCATGTATGCTCTGTATACTTTTACCTAGTTGACTTTGACTTTGCCATTTCTGTCGGGTCGTCGTCAGCCGTCGTGGAGTGAATGCCATTAACGACAACGTAACGTATAGACTGTTGAGTCAATACATCATGCATGGCAATTCGAGTCCAATAATCGGAGGCACGTGCAGCTAATCCTAACAAGTTACTATACACGACGTCTTCAGTGAAGATGTGGTTCGTGTATGCATCTGGGGACCTAGCTAGCTACACCTTGTTATTAACAGCACACTGCTAGGCTAGTTCACAACAATTTTAAACCATTTGTCGATCGAATAATTAGAGTTAAATTAAAGATACTAGTTTGATTGCATACAGGGTGTAATCTGCAGGACGTATATATAATGCTCATCATTGCAGCTCCTCTACTTCTATATATCCAGTTGACTTGACTTCCCATGCCATTTCCACAGCGTCCTAACTGTAAACGTCCCAACGGCATTGAAGTGCAGAGTACAGAGTCTTCCGGAGGGCCGGAGATCAAGGCCGGACGAATAAGAAGCATGTGAAAACAACTCCCAGCCCAGCAACTCCCCCAGTTAATACGTACTCTTGGTTTGGGGCTAAATGATAATCAACGATGGCCTAATCGCACAAGTTGCACGCAGCGTAGTGTTCTCGGAGCACCATCCGGCGGCTGGGACGAATCGCGTCGAGTGGGAGAGGTATGCAGCGACTGCCCGAACCATCTCCATGCATGTTCCATAGCCGTGTGGTGCTCCGCGTTAGAATGCAGAAACACTACGTACAGGCACCGGTCCGGGCAGGCAAATTTTTTTGACCGTGGATGCTGCTTCAAGAAGCCTGCAGCTGACGGGGAGAAATGAAGTTGTGTGCTCACCATCTTGTTGGCTGAGGCATGCCCATGGTGCCTGCCTCCACTTCCCCAAGTCTGGTGGATCAACTCCCTATCGAACTGATTCTTTAGTTGGGGATCTAGTATTCTTGGTCTCTATCTTTGGTGTTGTTGCCATCGATTAAGATTCAGGTATCAACTCCCTATCGAACTGATTCTTGGTCTCCACTTCCGAAAATGGCATGCAGGACATGAGGCCAGACTTGGGGAATGTCCCAAGCAAACCATTGACAATTAGTTCAACTGGCCTAGCGCAACAATGGAAGATAAGTTTCCTGCCCCGGCGGGTGCCAGCAAGATACAATTAGACACCATTTGTATTCTCTTCACACCATGGACATCGCTGATCCACTAATGAGACTCAGTTCCCCGAGCAAGTTACAATAAGCAACCTTTTGTACACTCATGAGCACGTTTTGAAAAATCATAAGCAAATTAGAGCAAAGACAAAAACATTTTCTACCATAAAGAAATGACCAACTAAAACATACACAAGTAGTGTCTTGTTTTGAAGTTCTCAAGGAATGCAGTGGTGTAATTGAGTTTTAATTTGGATGCTTAGTTTTGAATTTATAACAATTTAAGTTGTGGAATCACTTTGCTTGTGATGGTTTTATCTACttgttttattttttaaaaaaaataaaggcAGGAACACTGCCATATCATTTAAGAAGAGGAAGCAGGCTGGTTCTTACAAAGTTGTATTACATGAAACAAATAAGAACTCTAGAACAATATCTGAACTTAACGTAATAACTAAGAGAAGTCCAGGCCTCCACAGTTCCATttcctcctcgatgaagccaaaACACTCGAGTTGGCTGTCACACTTTGTCTACTTGTAATTTTATCTTTGCACGTAGGGGTACATCAGCGTTGGAGAGAATTGAAAGGTGAAACTACAAGGTTCACCCCACATGATGCTGGAACCAGGTCGGCTGCAGTACTGTAGCCTGCAGTGCGCAACTCAGATGGGCTTGTACACTTAGCTGGTTATGTTTTGCACCTACGGCCCACGTTCTGGCCCAATATTTTTCTCATCGAGAGCTCCGTTATAAGAGCCACCACCAGTGCCGATGGAGGGAAAAAGCAGCGGGAAAGCATTAGATTGGAGGGAAAACACACTCCAACACAGTATCGTTTGCGGTTGAGACGGCAAGAAGAACGGATTTTGAAGGCAAAGAGCGATTCATCTGCTTCAAGGGAAGATGGGTGAGGATGTGAGTGGAGACACTTACAGACCTTACCTATTTTCTTTGTGTACTACACAAGATGATTGTGCTACTTGCTTTATTTATTTAGCCGTGCTAGACGCCTGGACCTGCTAGCTTACTGCATGTTTCTTGTATTTGGTTGAGCAGAGCAGCTTACTTTGAACTTGTCATCTACTATTTCAAAAATTCAAGTTATAATTGGTActatttttctatatttactGGTTAGTAAAGCGTCGCTTCGCGTTACGCCTTTACGCTTAAAAGTTAAAAAGGGGGTCGCTCGCCTTAACTCGACTTATCACCTTAATAAGTATGATTTTCTTGTATAAGCATTGATAAAAGTACTAATGAATTTCAGGGAGAAAGTATTACCCTCTTTAGTTCCTCATGTTGGCATGAAATTTACAAATCCAGAAGAGGGTTGGAAGTTTTGGCTAGACTACAGTGGGCAGAGTGGTTTTGAAGTTAGGAAGCAATATGCAAACAAAAGTAAGATTGATGGAAAGGTAACATCATGTAGATTTGTTTGTGCCAAGGAAGGTCATAGAGGGAAGGACAAGAGGAGTGATCAGGTGAAATGTCCCCGAGCTGAAACAAGAACAGACTGTGAAGTGCGTATGGGTCTTGTAAATGACAAAGAGACAGATGGATAGAAAGTTTATGATCTGAAGTTGGAACACAACCATGAACTTCATTCACCAGAAACTTTTCACTTGATGGTGTCACAAAGAAAAATTTCAGAATTGCAAGCTTTTGAAATAGAAACAGCTGATGATTTAGAAATAGGTCCTAAAGCATCACATGAATTAGCGTGTCGCCAAGTGGATGGACAATGCAATAGACCTCCTCAGCCACAGCTTGAAGACAAAATTAGTTTGTGCCCAAGTATTTCTAATGCTGGTGAAAGTACAGCTCATGTTAATGTTGCTGCACAGAATGACACATTGAGTAATGCACAGTTAAAGAAAAAAGAGGTCCGCACAAGAAGTTCAAAGAGGTCCGCACAAGAAGTTCAAAGAGACAAAAACTTGGCTGGGAAGAAAAGTAAAAAGGGAGGAAAAAAGGACAAAGAAAAACTCTTGTGTCTGTACAAATACCAATGGTATGTCAAATTTCTTTAACAAGTGCATTACATCATTATTATACATTTTCGTGCGCTGATGCTCTCTCTTTCGACTTTCTATTCTCGCAAGGCACAAGATATTGGGAAAGAAGCAAGCAGTGACAAACACAAGGACTCTCGAGAATATGGGACCATCAGCTCCTTCACTCAACTATTGAACGGGGCAAGCAGTGATGATCTGAAATTTAAGGAATTCTTTTAGTTCTTGAGCAAATCGGGAGAGCTATTTTGTTGTTGACCCCTGTATTTTGTTCCTGGCAATTGTGAGGTTTAAGTTACACTGCAATTGTGGGGTATTTTGTTAAAAAGACACACTGAAAATGCATTCATTC from Panicum hallii strain FIL2 chromosome 3, PHallii_v3.1, whole genome shotgun sequence encodes:
- the LOC112887738 gene encoding uncharacterized protein LOC112887738, with protein sequence MTMDKTTIIVCSVVGSLGVLSSILGFSAEGTKLTPNDILVLDDECIYPQNPALGLGICATIFLLAAQITVTAVGGCCGCCKSRAIPSKTKRIIAIVCAVVSWIAAVIAWALLIQGAAWNANVARVTAPDCFYLKDGIFAGGAVLTLAATALGLTSFVMLRRQTANNPTAAPAVHATGQPQFPPALAANKPIEHPPHAVVAMGQPQFWPAAAQPPLPAGNTMGQVVHQQFPQAAAAAGASPNKPDVQPPPTWVPTGHPQFSPPQAYAQPQPASYPPQYPVQPPQVYMQIPVLPPTAPPPQD